One Candidatus Nitrotoga arctica genomic window, ACGGGAACAAGGATTTTATGCAGATGCTGCACTGGGAGTTGCTCGTGCCGAGCGAAACAAAATCACTGCCTATGAAGAGCTGACCAGGCTTATGGGCTTATGGGGCAAACAGACTCAGTTCACGTTCCCTGAAAGATTGCCGGACTTACCCATAACTGTAGATGAATCAAACAACATCGAACAAACCGCCATGGATCAGCGCCTTGATCTACAGTCCCTACGATTACAAACTGAAGCGTTAGCCAATCAGCTTGGATTAACCAAAGCCACGCGCTTCATCAATGTATTGGAAGTTGGGCCTGCACGCGTGCTTGAAGGTAAAAGATCAGACCCTTACAAGAAAGGTTTCGAGATTACCTTTGAGATTCCCATTTTTGATTGGGGCACTGCTCGGGTAGCCAGAGCCGAAGCAATTTATATGCAGGCTGTAAATCTTCTTGCTGAGACTGCGGTGAATGCACGTTCAGAAGTGCGCCAAAGCTACAAGCTATATCGTTCAAATTATGACATTGCAAAGCATTACCGTGATGAGATTGTACCCATCCGCAAACGCATTTCTGCTGAAAACCAACTTCGTTACAACGGCATGTTGATCAGCGCGTTTGAATTATTGGTGAATGCCCAATTACAAATCAACAGTGTGAATAGTTATATCGAAGCGCTGCGTGATTTTTGGTTATCGCAAAGCGATTTAGAAATGGCCCTGATTGGTAAGCCCCTGTTTTCCAGTAGCACCGGCTCACCCATGAGGGATAATCAAATGAGCATGGGCCATTAAGCAAGTATTCCAGAAGGATATTAAATATGGTAACAAGGCGTGATTTCCTGTGGGGAGCAAGTGCGGCAGGGGTTGCTTTATCAGCAGCAACGGTAAGTTCAGTGGCAATGGCTGCTTTGCCTCAAATTGTCTCGATGGAAACCCCCGATACACAGCCGCCATTAACGCCAGAAAATGGACGCCCTTACAACCCTGTTGTCACGCTCAATGGCTGGACTTTGCCATGGCGTATGAACAACGGCGTCAAAGAATTCCATCTGGTGGCAGAGCCGGTAGTGCGCGAGATGGCCCCGGGTATGAAAGCGCATCTATGGGGCTATAACGGCCAAAGCCCAGGACCTACCATTGAAGTTGTAGAGGGTGATCGAGTGCGCATATTTGTTACCAACCGTTTACCTGAACATACGTCCATCCATTGGCATGGGCAGAGGTTACCGAACGGTATGGATGGCGTGACAGGGTTGACCCAAGCTGGTATCAATCCCGGCAAGACATTTGTTTATGAATTTGAAGCCAAACGACCCGGCACTTTCATGTACCACCCGCATGCTGATGAAATGACGCAAATGGCCATGGGTATGATGGGCTTCTGGGTGACCCATCCAAAAAATCCCCAGTTCATGGCAGTAGATCGTGATTTCGTATTTTTACTCAATTCTTTCGACATCGATCCTGGTAGCTATACGCCAAAAATTACCACCATGCTCGACTTCAACTTATGGGCATTTAATAGCAGGGTTGCTCCTGGGATTTCGCCGATGGTTGCTCGCCAGGGAGACCGGGTACGTATCCGTGTCGGTAACCTAACGATGACCAACCATCCAATGCATTTACACGGTCACGAATTTGTTGTTGTGGGGACAGACGGAGGCTGGACGCCGCCAAATTCTCGTTGGCCGGAAGTTACCGCCGATATAGCAGTGGGCCAAATGCGCGCGTTTGAATTTATTGC contains:
- a CDS encoding TolC family protein; translation: MTTLMASSWVSMPRVLITLLFISATLSGCATFSKDGGFGAVQKTTKDLISKEVQWVKSVDDQDSVQSYTEELLKNPLTVNDAVQIALFNNKGLQAAFYDLGISEADMVQAGKLPNPRFTMLHAKNNDDYKIEQSFTFNIFSLLTMPKALQIEKRLFEQTQRQTAMEVLRLANETRKAYFKAVAADQSTHYMQQVRTAAEASAELARNMVKAGNWRKLDQAREQGFYADAALGVARAERNKITAYEELTRLMGLWGKQTQFTFPERLPDLPITVDESNNIEQTAMDQRLDLQSLRLQTEALANQLGLTKATRFINVLEVGPARVLEGKRSDPYKKGFEITFEIPIFDWGTARVARAEAIYMQAVNLLAETAVNARSEVRQSYKLYRSNYDIAKHYRDEIVPIRKRISAENQLRYNGMLISAFELLVNAQLQINSVNSYIEALRDFWLSQSDLEMALIGKPLFSSSTGSPMRDNQMSMGH
- a CDS encoding multicopper oxidase domain-containing protein, whose amino-acid sequence is MVTRRDFLWGASAAGVALSAATVSSVAMAALPQIVSMETPDTQPPLTPENGRPYNPVVTLNGWTLPWRMNNGVKEFHLVAEPVVREMAPGMKAHLWGYNGQSPGPTIEVVEGDRVRIFVTNRLPEHTSIHWHGQRLPNGMDGVTGLTQAGINPGKTFVYEFEAKRPGTFMYHPHADEMTQMAMGMMGFWVTHPKNPQFMAVDRDFVFLLNSFDIDPGSYTPKITTMLDFNLWAFNSRVAPGISPMVARQGDRVRIRVGNLTMTNHPMHLHGHEFVVVGTDGGWTPPNSRWPEVTADIAVGQMRAFEFIADELGDWAFHCHKSHHTMNAMGHDVPTMIGVDQSKLVDRITSLVPDYMSMGESGMADMEKMEMPLPDNTLPMMSGQGQFGGIGMGGMFTTVKIREGLARNDYKDPGIYKHPAGTVAYEINSELPPVQRQTETPSEDGVEFKVRKPMGHSEH